One genomic segment of Salmo trutta chromosome 8, fSalTru1.1, whole genome shotgun sequence includes these proteins:
- the LOC115198320 gene encoding immunoglobulin alpha-2 heavy chain-like isoform X2 has product MITLCVIFLLLKQMDHVPAVAQSSAIRLISPNVGDTLTLHCFYEGDMAVTFSWYKQPFGNIPRVMSTFFLKYDSGATFYHEFKGNPRFSVESDEGKIYLRISDMELSDSALYYCGSSYGNKLEFGEGTILIVKGSESNSKTVVHQSVSKSVQPGDSVTLNCTIHTETCAGEHSVYWFRHGSGESLPGIIYTHGDRSDQCEKSSEAGSPTQSCVYNFPKRNLSLSDAGTYYCAVASCGEILFGNGTQLDIDHGCKEDHLLFMYCLGVALGLCVLLIIVLTCVLYKMSKCIGTHPQPCAPTVPSHDNQDQEPDTLHYAALNVVHQKPKAGRHRSAMETDTVYSVVRLQNMD; this is encoded by the exons ATGATCACACTGTGTGTGATATTTCTCCTCCTTAAACAAATGG ATCATGTTCCAGCTGTAGCACAATCCTCAGCCATTCGTCTCATATCACCCAATGTTGGAGACACATTGACTTTGCACTGTTTCTATGAAGGTGACATGGCAGTAACATTCTCCTGGTACAAGCAACCCTTTGGAAATATTCCTCGCGTCATGTCAACATTTTTTTTGAAGTATGATAGTGGCGCTACATTCTACCATGAATTTAAAGGTAACCCTCGCTTCTCAGTGGAAAGTGACGAAGGAAAAATTTACCTCAGAATCTCAGACATGGAACTCTCTGATTCAGCTTTATACTACTGTGGGAGCTCTTATGGAAACAAGCTGGAGTTTGGAGAAGGAACCATTCTCATTGTGAAAG GTTCAGAGTCCAACAGTAAGACAGTTGTACATCAGTCTGTGTCTAAATCAGTCCAGCCAGGAGACTCTGTGACTCTGAACTGTACAATACACACTGAGACCTGTGCAGGAGAACACAGTGTCTATTGGTTCAGACATGGCTCAGGAGAATCCCTTCCAGGAATCATTTACACCCATGGAGACAGGAGTGATCAGTGTGAGAAGAGCTCTGAGGCTGGGTCTCCTACACAGAGCTGTGTCTACAACTTCCCCAAGAGAAACCTCAGCCTCTCTGATGCTGGGACTTACTACTGTGCTGTGGCCTCATGTGGGGAGATACTGTTTGGGAACGGGACCCAGCTGGACATTGACC ATGGTTGTAAGGAGGACCATCTTCTGTTCATGTATTGCCTTGGTGTAGCGTTGGGTCTGTGTGTCCTCCTCATCATTGTCCTTACTTGTGTTTTGTACAAGATGAGCAAGTGCATAG GAACGCACCCTCAGCCATGTGCTCCAACAGTCCCCAGTCATGATAACCAG GATCAAGAGCCTGATACTCTCCATTACGCCGCTCTGAACGTCGTCCACCAGAAACCAAAGGCCGGGAGACATAGGAGCGCCATGGAGACAGACACTGTGTACTCTGTTGTGAGACTCCAAAACATGGACTGA
- the LOC115198320 gene encoding uncharacterized protein LOC115198320 isoform X1: protein MFYWVLILQSISGNPPRMITFLSMCCLIYVSSKAIHVVVVCVIDHVPAVAQSSAIRLISPNVGDTLTLHCFYEGDMAVTFSWYKQPFGNIPRVMSTFFLKYDSGATFYHEFKGNPRFSVESDEGKIYLRISDMELSDSALYYCGSSYGNKLEFGEGTILIVKGSESNSKTVVHQSVSKSVQPGDSVTLNCTIHTETCAGEHSVYWFRHGSGESLPGIIYTHGDRSDQCEKSSEAGSPTQSCVYNFPKRNLSLSDAGTYYCAVASCGEILFGNGTQLDIDHGCKEDHLLFMYCLGVALGLCVLLIIVLTCVLYKMSKCIGTHPQPCAPTVPSHDNQDQEPDTLHYAALNVVHQKPKAGRHRSAMETDTVYSVVRLQNMD, encoded by the exons ATGTTTTATTGGGTACTGATATTACAGTCGATTTCAGGCAATCCACCTAGAATGATAACATTTTTAAGTATGTGCTGTCTAATATATGTGAGTAGCAAAGCAattcatgttgttgttgtgtgtgttatAGATCATGTTCCAGCTGTAGCACAATCCTCAGCCATTCGTCTCATATCACCCAATGTTGGAGACACATTGACTTTGCACTGTTTCTATGAAGGTGACATGGCAGTAACATTCTCCTGGTACAAGCAACCCTTTGGAAATATTCCTCGCGTCATGTCAACATTTTTTTTGAAGTATGATAGTGGCGCTACATTCTACCATGAATTTAAAGGTAACCCTCGCTTCTCAGTGGAAAGTGACGAAGGAAAAATTTACCTCAGAATCTCAGACATGGAACTCTCTGATTCAGCTTTATACTACTGTGGGAGCTCTTATGGAAACAAGCTGGAGTTTGGAGAAGGAACCATTCTCATTGTGAAAG GTTCAGAGTCCAACAGTAAGACAGTTGTACATCAGTCTGTGTCTAAATCAGTCCAGCCAGGAGACTCTGTGACTCTGAACTGTACAATACACACTGAGACCTGTGCAGGAGAACACAGTGTCTATTGGTTCAGACATGGCTCAGGAGAATCCCTTCCAGGAATCATTTACACCCATGGAGACAGGAGTGATCAGTGTGAGAAGAGCTCTGAGGCTGGGTCTCCTACACAGAGCTGTGTCTACAACTTCCCCAAGAGAAACCTCAGCCTCTCTGATGCTGGGACTTACTACTGTGCTGTGGCCTCATGTGGGGAGATACTGTTTGGGAACGGGACCCAGCTGGACATTGACC ATGGTTGTAAGGAGGACCATCTTCTGTTCATGTATTGCCTTGGTGTAGCGTTGGGTCTGTGTGTCCTCCTCATCATTGTCCTTACTTGTGTTTTGTACAAGATGAGCAAGTGCATAG GAACGCACCCTCAGCCATGTGCTCCAACAGTCCCCAGTCATGATAACCAG GATCAAGAGCCTGATACTCTCCATTACGCCGCTCTGAACGTCGTCCACCAGAAACCAAAGGCCGGGAGACATAGGAGCGCCATGGAGACAGACACTGTGTACTCTGTTGTGAGACTCCAAAACATGGACTGA